Proteins found in one Sorghum bicolor cultivar BTx623 chromosome 1, Sorghum_bicolor_NCBIv3, whole genome shotgun sequence genomic segment:
- the LOC110432833 gene encoding uncharacterized protein LOC110432833 yields the protein MEEEYTALLANQTWDLVPHPPGSNIVTGKWIWTHKRRANGTLERYKARWVLRGFTHRPGGDYDELQPGREAGHRPHGALAGSHARVARASAEPSSESLLRWIIASLQQEFAMKDLGALHHFLGVTVEPHPAGLLLHQRQYTLDILERAGMTDCKPCSTPVDTQGKISEAEGTPVTDPTTYQSLAGALQYLTFSRPDITYVVQQICLHMHDPREPHPTALKRILRYLCGTVDFGLLLHRQSSSTELVVYTDAD from the exons ATGGAAGAGGAGTACACGGCCCTCCTCGCCAACCAGACTTGGGATCTGGTCCCTCATCCCCCGGGCTCCAACATCGTCACCGGCAAGTGGATCTGGACCCACAAGCGCCGGGCTAACGGCACCCTTGAGCGGTACAAGGCTCGCTGGGTTCTCCGGGGCTTTACTCACCGCCCCGGTGGCGACTACGACGAGCTTCAGCCCGGTCGTGAAGCCGGCCACCGTCCGCACGGTGCTCTCGCTGGCTCTCACGCGCGGGTGGCCCGTGCATCAGCTGAAC CCTCTAGTGAGTCACTCCTTCGGTGGATCATCGCCTCtcttcagcaggagtttgctatGAAGGATCTGGGTGCACTACATCACTTCCTCGGGGTCACTGTTGAGCCTCACCCTGCTGGATTACTCCTTCACCAGAGGCAGTACACTCTTGATATCCTGGAGAGAGCTGGGATGACTGACTGCAAGCCCTGCTCCACTCCAGTTGACACACAGGGCAAGATCTCGGAGGCTGAGGGTACACCAGTGACAGATCCCACTACATATCAGAGTCTTGCCGGGGCACTTCAGTACCTCACCTTCAGCCGGCCGGATATCACATATGTAGTTCAGCAGATATGTCTCCATATGCATGATCCCCGAGAGCCACACCCCACTGCTCTCAAGCGGATCCTACGCTACCTCTGTGGCACCGTCGACTTCGGTCTCCTCCTTCACCGACAGTCgtcctccaccgagctcgtcgtctaCACTGACGCTGACTAG